In Amycolatopsis jiangsuensis, the following proteins share a genomic window:
- a CDS encoding FAD-dependent oxidoreductase, protein MHTPVTIIGAGLGGLTLARVLRLNGIPAAVYEAEPSPLARTQGGMLDIHDYNGQLAVAAAGLMDEFRGLVLEGRQQMRILRRDGTVLYDQPDDGTGGRPEVQRGELRQLLLDSLPEGTVRWGCKVTEVRALGEGRHQVVFADGGTVTTGLLIGADGAWSKIRPLLSDAVPEYVGTAFVETYLYDADSRHPAAAKAVGGGSMGVPAQGGDIMAHRERGDTLHTYVTLTRPLDWFAAIDFTDRVAAATAIAAEFEGWAPELTALITDGDTAPVLRPHYALPDGTRWGRVPGVTALGDAAHLAAPNGEGANLAMLDGAELGKALAEHPDDVEAALAGYEEAMFQRSEQVAARTAEFSELASGADGEDTAELMIEAFAALSRSGPESQVPARRGPDPGPVEPETGCQAANTY, encoded by the coding sequence ATGCACACCCCTGTCACGATCATCGGCGCCGGTCTCGGCGGACTCACCCTCGCCCGCGTCCTGCGGCTGAACGGCATCCCGGCCGCGGTCTACGAGGCGGAGCCGTCCCCGCTGGCGCGGACACAGGGCGGGATGCTGGACATCCACGACTACAACGGGCAGCTCGCGGTCGCGGCGGCGGGTCTGATGGACGAGTTCCGCGGGCTCGTCCTGGAGGGCCGCCAGCAGATGCGGATCCTCCGCAGGGACGGGACGGTGCTGTACGACCAGCCCGACGACGGCACCGGTGGCCGCCCCGAGGTGCAGCGCGGCGAGCTGCGGCAGCTGCTGCTCGACTCGCTTCCGGAGGGCACCGTCCGGTGGGGCTGCAAGGTCACCGAGGTGCGCGCCCTGGGCGAGGGCCGGCACCAAGTGGTCTTCGCCGATGGCGGCACCGTCACCACGGGCCTGCTGATCGGCGCGGACGGTGCGTGGTCGAAGATCCGGCCGCTGCTCAGCGACGCCGTCCCCGAGTACGTCGGCACTGCGTTCGTCGAGACCTACCTCTACGACGCGGACTCCCGCCACCCCGCCGCCGCGAAGGCGGTCGGCGGCGGATCGATGGGCGTGCCCGCGCAGGGCGGGGACATCATGGCGCACCGGGAGCGCGGCGACACCCTGCACACCTACGTGACCCTCACCCGGCCCCTGGACTGGTTCGCGGCCATCGATTTCACCGACCGGGTTGCGGCGGCCACGGCCATCGCCGCGGAGTTCGAAGGCTGGGCACCGGAACTCACCGCGTTGATCACCGACGGCGACACCGCGCCGGTCCTGCGCCCGCACTACGCGCTGCCGGACGGGACCCGGTGGGGGCGGGTCCCGGGCGTGACCGCGCTCGGCGATGCCGCCCACCTCGCCGCCCCGAACGGCGAAGGCGCAAACCTGGCCATGCTGGACGGCGCCGAACTCGGCAAGGCACTCGCCGAGCACCCGGACGACGTCGAAGCGGCTCTCGCCGGCTACGAGGAAGCGATGTTCCAGCGCAGTGAGCAGGTCGCCGCCCGGACCGCAGAGTTCTCGGAGCTCGCGTCCGGTGCCGACGGCGAGGACACCGCCGAGCTCATGATCGAAGCGTTCGCCGCGCTGTCCCGCTCCGGACCGGAAAGCCAGGTTCCTGCTCGACGAGGTCCCGATCCTGGCCCCGTCGAGCCGGAGACCGGCTGTCAAGCAGCTAATACGTATTAG
- a CDS encoding LacI family DNA-binding transcriptional regulator, giving the protein MTARSRMPRQADIARIAGVSQATVSVVLAGNRAVRMAESTRRRVLEVAEDLGYVPHPVATRLARSRSNLLGLYTFRAAFPTDEADAYHPILSGVEEEATALHQDLILFTGTGGPQAAQEAAIRRTRMADGCLFFGRHVPEGPVSRLVDAGFPLVYIGRRPELAGRIPFVGADYVSASAEVLQRLLALGHRRIRYVREPDVAPSSEDRHLGVLRTAPRTEVVRLEGAELPVATVRGWLAEGVTAVVVEGTDTGAAYRSVRAALDAAGLSTPDDLSLAVLGGPPGVSGFEVPMRDMGRRAVRLLVDLVTGTPSTPQQLLRCPPVAGSQVGPPRSG; this is encoded by the coding sequence ATGACCGCACGCAGCCGGATGCCGAGGCAGGCCGACATCGCCCGGATCGCCGGGGTGTCGCAGGCCACGGTGTCCGTGGTGCTGGCAGGGAACCGGGCGGTGCGGATGGCCGAGTCCACCCGGCGGCGGGTGCTGGAGGTGGCCGAGGACCTCGGCTACGTCCCGCATCCGGTGGCCACCCGGCTCGCCCGTTCACGGTCGAACCTGCTGGGCCTCTACACCTTCCGCGCCGCTTTCCCGACCGACGAGGCGGACGCCTACCACCCGATCCTGTCCGGTGTGGAGGAGGAGGCCACGGCACTGCACCAGGACCTGATCCTGTTCACCGGCACCGGCGGGCCGCAGGCCGCGCAGGAGGCGGCGATCCGCCGGACCCGGATGGCCGACGGCTGCCTGTTCTTCGGCAGGCACGTGCCCGAAGGGCCGGTCTCACGACTCGTGGACGCCGGTTTCCCGCTCGTCTACATCGGACGCCGGCCCGAGCTCGCCGGCCGGATCCCGTTCGTCGGGGCGGACTACGTGAGCGCGTCCGCCGAGGTGCTGCAGCGGCTGCTCGCACTCGGCCACCGCAGGATCCGCTACGTCCGGGAGCCGGACGTAGCACCGTCCTCCGAGGACCGGCACCTCGGGGTGCTGCGGACCGCACCGCGCACCGAGGTCGTGCGGCTGGAAGGGGCGGAGCTGCCGGTCGCCACGGTGCGCGGCTGGCTGGCCGAAGGAGTCACGGCGGTCGTGGTGGAAGGGACGGACACCGGGGCGGCCTACCGCAGTGTGCGCGCCGCGCTCGACGCGGCCGGACTGTCCACTCCGGACGACCTCTCGCTCGCCGTGCTCGGTGGCCCGCCCGGCGTCAGCGGTTTCGAAGTGCCCATGCGGGACATGGGCCGGCGCGCGGTACGGCTGCTGGTCGACCTCGTGACCGGCACCCCGAGCACGCCGCAGCAGCTGCTGCGGTGCCCACCGGTGGCCGGCTCGCAGGTCGGCCCACCACGATCCGGATAG
- a CDS encoding FAD-dependent oxidoreductase — protein sequence MPELGTEILVAGGGTGGVAAALAAASAGHHVVLTEETDWLGGQFTAQAVPPDENPWIERFGATASYRRFRAGVRDYYRQHYPLRAEAAALPELNPGAGRVSKLCHEPRVALAVLEAMLAPHVAAGRVTVLLRHRPVSADITGDQVDAVTLEGPGGDRITVRARYFLDATEDGDLLPLTGTEFAIGAEAQSEHGEPHAPERADSGNLQGITYCFALSHHAGEDHTIDRPSMYGFWRDYTPEFWPGPLLGFLAPDPRSLEPVPRTFEPNPDHDPLAVSADQSADAGDKELWGFRRILARKLHRSGAFDSDLTLVNWPLNDYWLRPAVEIDGVSTADDVALAHREAKQLSLSVLYWLQTEAPRLDGGTGFPGLKLRPDVVGTADGLAKSAYVREARRIRAVTTIVEQDVSLELLGPSGRKRREDSVGVGSYRIDLHPSTAGDSYVDVPSVPFELPLGALVPRRMRNLLPAGKNLGTTHITNGCHRLHPVEWNVGEVAGHLAGFALREGTEPQAVREDPARFTDFARVLDRAGVERRWPEVRGY from the coding sequence ATGCCCGAACTCGGCACCGAGATCCTCGTCGCGGGCGGCGGGACCGGCGGCGTCGCCGCCGCGCTGGCCGCCGCCTCGGCGGGACATCACGTCGTGCTGACCGAAGAGACCGACTGGCTCGGCGGCCAGTTCACCGCGCAGGCGGTGCCACCGGACGAGAACCCGTGGATCGAACGGTTCGGCGCGACGGCGAGCTACCGCCGCTTCCGCGCCGGCGTGCGCGACTACTACCGGCAGCACTACCCGCTGCGCGCGGAGGCGGCCGCGCTGCCCGAGCTCAATCCGGGTGCGGGCCGGGTCAGCAAGCTGTGTCACGAGCCCCGGGTCGCACTCGCCGTGCTGGAGGCGATGCTGGCGCCGCACGTCGCGGCCGGCCGCGTCACCGTCCTCCTGCGACACCGTCCGGTTTCGGCGGACATCACGGGGGACCAGGTCGACGCAGTCACGCTGGAGGGCCCCGGCGGCGACCGGATCACCGTGCGTGCGCGGTATTTCCTCGACGCGACCGAGGACGGCGACCTGCTGCCGCTCACCGGGACCGAGTTCGCGATCGGCGCCGAAGCCCAGTCCGAACACGGCGAACCGCACGCCCCCGAGCGGGCGGATTCCGGGAACCTGCAGGGAATCACCTACTGCTTCGCGCTTTCCCACCACGCGGGGGAGGACCACACGATCGACCGGCCGTCGATGTACGGGTTCTGGCGGGACTACACGCCGGAGTTCTGGCCCGGCCCGCTGCTCGGATTCCTGGCGCCGGACCCGCGGTCGCTGGAACCGGTCCCACGGACTTTCGAGCCGAACCCGGACCACGATCCGCTCGCGGTCAGCGCGGACCAGAGCGCCGACGCCGGGGACAAGGAGCTGTGGGGTTTCCGCCGGATCCTCGCCCGCAAGCTGCACCGGTCCGGTGCCTTCGATTCCGACCTCACGCTCGTCAACTGGCCACTCAACGACTACTGGCTGCGCCCGGCGGTCGAGATCGACGGCGTGAGCACTGCCGACGACGTTGCGCTGGCGCACCGAGAAGCCAAACAGCTGTCGCTGTCGGTGCTGTACTGGCTGCAGACCGAGGCGCCGCGGCTCGACGGCGGGACCGGCTTCCCCGGCCTGAAACTGCGACCGGACGTGGTCGGCACCGCCGACGGGCTGGCCAAGTCCGCCTACGTCCGCGAAGCCCGGCGGATCCGGGCGGTCACCACGATCGTCGAGCAGGACGTGTCGCTGGAGCTGCTCGGGCCGTCCGGCCGCAAACGCCGCGAGGACTCCGTGGGCGTCGGCAGCTACCGGATCGACCTGCACCCCTCGACCGCGGGCGACAGCTATGTCGACGTGCCGAGCGTGCCGTTCGAGCTGCCGCTCGGCGCGCTGGTGCCGCGGCGGATGCGGAACCTGCTGCCGGCCGGGAAGAACCTCGGTACCACGCACATCACCAACGGCTGCCACCGGCTGCATCCGGTGGAGTGGAACGTGGGCGAGGTCGCCGGGCACCTGGCCGGGTTCGCGCTTCGCGAAGGGACCGAACCGCAGGCGGTGCGCGAAGATCCGGCACGGTTCACCGATTTCGCGCGGGTCCTCGACCGCGCCGGCGTCGAACGGCGCTGGCCCGAGGTCCGCGGCTACTGA